The following DNA comes from Acidimicrobiia bacterium.
GCTCAAAGGCCTCCTCGATCCGGCTGAGCATTTCGTTGAGGGCGATGCCGAGTTCGCCGGCCTCGGAGCCGGGGTTTCCCTCGGGAACGCGTTGGCTGAGGTCGCCAGCGGCGATGGCACTGGCGGTTTCGGTCATTCGCTGCACCGGACGTACCCCGAGTTGGATAACCCATGCGGTAACGAGCGCCAAAACCAGGATCACCGCGATGCCCGCCAGCAACTCGACCACGATGAGCTGTTGCACCGCATCGGCCACCCCGTCGAGCGGGAGGGCCAGAATGACGGTGGTGCCGTTGGGGCTATCGCGAGCGAGCGCCCGGTACTCCACCGCCGAGTCGCGGCTGGGAACGGTGATCACATCGCCGTCGGCCATGGCGGCGATGTCGGTGGCGTTCACCACCGGGATGGGGCCGTTGTCGGTTGCCAGGTTGGGGGCGAAGGCGGTTTGGAGAATGCCGTCGCGGTCTACGAACCCGACGTAGAGGGAACTCAGCCGGTCGCCCGTCCCGGCGTTTTGAGCTGGCCGTCGGGGTGGTGCCGCGGCCCGGGCGCTGGCCCCCCGCAACTGCGTATCGACCTGTTCGACCAGTTGGCGCTCGGTGGTGCGGGCGATGGTTACCGCCGCTAGTCCTAGTACCAGCGCGATGAGCACCGCCCCGAGGATCAGGCGAATCCGAAGGGACACGGTGGGCTATTGGGCGACGCGCAGCGTGTAACCCACGCCGCGGATTGTCTGGATGAGGGGGGGCTCGGAGATGTCGAGCTTTCGGCGCAGGTAGCCGATATAGGTCTCCACCACGCCCCCGTCGCCCCCGAAGTCGTAGTCCCACACATGGTCCAGGATCTGCGCCTTGGACACCACGCGTCCCTGGTTCACGAGCAGATAACGCAGCAGGTTGAACTCGGTGGGGGAGAGTTGCACCTCGCGGCCGGCCCGGAGCACCAGGTGGGCCTCGTCGTCCATCTCCAGATCGGCGTAGCGGAGTTCCTCGCTGGTTCGGTCATGACCGCTGCGCCGCAGCACGGCGGTGATCCGGGCTACCAACTCATCGAGGCTGAAGGGTTTGATGAGGTAGTCGTCGCCCCCCAGGGTGAGCCCGCGCACGCGATCTTCGGTGGCATCGCGGGCGGTGAGGAAGAGGATCGGTGTTCGGTCGCCGGAGCTCCGCAGACGCTTGCACACGTCGAATCCGTCGAGGTCCGGCAGCATCACGTCGAGCACGATGAGATCGGGATGCACGATGGGCACCGCCTCCAGCGCGGCTCGGCCGTTAGTCACCGGGTGCACGTCGAAGCCGGAGTGGCTCAAGGCGGCTTCGAGCATCGAACGAAGGTTGTCTTCGTCGTCGACGAGCAACACGCGGGTGGGGGGCACCGCAGCAGCATCGCGCCAATCCCTGTGAGTTGCCTGTGAAGAAGGTGAGAAGATCAGGATCCCGGCGCTGAGGTGGATTTCGTCGGCTGGCGAAAGGTGGGAGTCTCAACCGATGGATCCCCAGGTCCGTGACCCACAACCCAGTTTTTTCCGCCGTTTCCGATGG
Coding sequences within:
- a CDS encoding response regulator transcription factor, yielding MLEAALSHSGFDVHPVTNGRAALEAVPIVHPDLIVLDVMLPDLDGFDVCKRLRSSGDRTPILFLTARDATEDRVRGLTLGGDDYLIKPFSLDELVARITAVLRRSGHDRTSEELRYADLEMDDEAHLVLRAGREVQLSPTEFNLLRYLLVNQGRVVSKAQILDHVWDYDFGGDGGVVETYIGYLRRKLDISEPPLIQTIRGVGYTLRVAQ